In Carnobacterium sp. CP1, the following are encoded in one genomic region:
- the galE gene encoding UDP-glucose 4-epimerase GalE, with protein MTVVVLGGAGYIGSHAVDQLIERGYEVAVVDNLQTGHQEAIPAQARFYQGDIRDKVFLSSVFEKETVEGVLHFAANSLVGESMQEPLQYFNNNVYGTQVTLEVMQQFGVKPIVFSSSAATYGEPKAIPIKETAETNPESPYGESKLMMEKMLKWCSKAYDMQFVALRYFNVAGAKWDGSIGEDHSPETHLVPIILETALGQREQVAIFGEDYDTPDGTCIRDYIHVVDLIEAHILALEYLKAGNPSSIFNLGSSVGFSVKEILQTARQVTGKEIPAKIEARRMGDPSTLIASSEKAKTVLGWNPKQTDVRDIIASAWRWHELHPEGYQSKK; from the coding sequence ATGACAGTAGTAGTACTAGGCGGGGCAGGATATATTGGGTCGCATGCCGTTGACCAATTGATTGAACGCGGGTATGAGGTAGCGGTGGTCGATAACCTGCAAACGGGTCATCAAGAAGCCATTCCAGCGCAAGCACGCTTTTATCAAGGCGATATTCGCGACAAAGTTTTTTTGAGCAGTGTTTTCGAGAAAGAAACGGTTGAAGGAGTGCTGCATTTTGCTGCCAATTCGCTGGTCGGCGAATCTATGCAAGAACCGTTGCAGTATTTCAATAACAATGTCTATGGTACACAAGTGACTTTAGAGGTAATGCAGCAATTTGGCGTTAAGCCGATCGTTTTTTCTTCATCGGCTGCTACTTACGGCGAACCGAAAGCCATTCCTATTAAAGAAACAGCTGAAACCAATCCAGAAAGTCCTTATGGCGAATCGAAATTGATGATGGAAAAGATGTTGAAATGGTGCAGTAAAGCTTATGATATGCAATTTGTTGCCCTACGGTATTTCAATGTGGCTGGAGCAAAATGGGATGGCAGTATCGGGGAAGACCATTCGCCAGAAACTCATTTGGTTCCCATCATTTTAGAAACGGCTTTAGGACAACGTGAACAAGTAGCTATTTTTGGCGAAGACTACGATACGCCAGATGGCACATGTATTCGCGACTATATTCATGTGGTCGATTTGATCGAAGCACATATTCTAGCTTTAGAGTATTTGAAAGCAGGCAACCCAAGTTCTATTTTTAACCTAGGCAGCAGTGTAGGTTTTTCAGTCAAAGAAATTTTACAAACCGCACGACAAGTGACGGGAAAAGAAATTCCGGCTAAAATTGAAGCACGCCGAATGGGCGACCCAAGTACCTTGATCGCTTCAAGTGAAAAAGCTAAAACTGTTTTAGGGTGGAATCCAAAACAAACGGATGTGAGAGACATTATCGCTTCTGCTTGGCGCTGGCATGAGCTGCATCCAGAAGGTTACCAATCCAAAAAATAA
- the galT gene encoding UDP-glucose--hexose-1-phosphate uridylyltransferase, with amino-acid sequence MGKQKTINQLITDFIELGVFQQEIDPLDKILKTNELLRLLKKEDFQQNLAASDPLPERLAVLDQLIEYAVQEKVIEDIQAAHEILGAEIMSLITPLTSEVNRQFWERYVFGPQAATDYFYQLSQSNDYIKTRSIAKNIQFYFPCEFGKLEITINLSKPEKDPKQIALEKHAGSSGYPICLLCMENEGYAGRVNHPARSNHRIVRMLVNKECWGLQYSPYAYYNEHCIFLSEVHKPMKVEKATFSKLLGIVEQFPHYFVGSNADLPIVGGSILSHDHYQGGRHTFAMAEAEVNFSFPLDAFPMIEAGVVNWPMSVIRLKSADKEAMIEAAAFILEQWRGYSDKEAAILAYTGEVPHNTITPIARRKGTDFELDLVLRNNRTSEEFPDGIFHPHPDVQHIKKENIGLIEVMGLAILPPRLKTELQEVEQYLLDKPNDLADSHKEWANVLKAEKQPTAATVHHIVEEAVGEVFLRVLEDAGVYKQTLAGQTAFKRFIKTLQ; translated from the coding sequence ATGGGTAAGCAAAAGACTATCAATCAACTTATTACTGATTTTATTGAATTAGGGGTTTTCCAGCAAGAGATCGATCCACTGGATAAAATTCTAAAAACAAATGAATTGTTGCGCTTATTGAAAAAAGAAGATTTTCAACAAAACTTAGCAGCGTCTGATCCGCTGCCGGAACGGTTAGCCGTCTTGGATCAGCTTATCGAATATGCAGTGCAGGAAAAAGTCATTGAAGATATCCAAGCTGCGCATGAGATACTAGGCGCAGAGATCATGAGTTTGATCACCCCGCTGACCTCTGAAGTAAATCGCCAGTTTTGGGAGCGTTACGTTTTCGGACCGCAAGCGGCGACGGATTATTTTTATCAATTAAGTCAGTCAAATGATTACATTAAAACACGCAGCATTGCGAAAAATATCCAATTTTATTTTCCTTGTGAGTTCGGCAAACTGGAGATAACGATCAATCTGTCTAAACCAGAAAAAGATCCCAAACAAATAGCATTGGAGAAGCATGCGGGGAGTTCCGGTTATCCAATCTGTTTGCTGTGTATGGAAAATGAAGGCTATGCCGGACGCGTTAATCACCCGGCCAGAAGCAACCATCGCATTGTCCGAATGTTGGTGAATAAGGAATGCTGGGGTTTACAGTACTCGCCATACGCTTATTACAATGAGCATTGTATTTTTTTATCGGAAGTTCATAAACCCATGAAAGTGGAAAAAGCTACTTTCAGTAAACTGCTGGGGATCGTTGAACAGTTTCCTCATTACTTCGTAGGGTCTAATGCCGATTTGCCGATTGTTGGGGGATCAATTTTATCGCATGATCATTATCAAGGAGGTCGCCATACTTTTGCAATGGCTGAAGCGGAGGTAAACTTTTCATTTCCGTTAGATGCTTTTCCAATGATTGAAGCAGGAGTTGTTAACTGGCCGATGTCCGTAATCCGGCTGAAGAGCGCCGATAAAGAAGCGATGATTGAAGCGGCTGCCTTTATTCTAGAGCAGTGGCGCGGATATTCTGATAAAGAAGCGGCTATTTTAGCTTATACGGGTGAAGTGCCGCATAATACGATCACGCCCATCGCACGTCGCAAAGGAACTGATTTTGAATTGGATCTGGTTTTACGAAATAACCGGACGTCAGAAGAATTTCCGGATGGTATTTTCCATCCGCATCCTGATGTACAGCACATCAAGAAAGAAAATATCGGCTTGATCGAAGTTATGGGTCTAGCAATTTTGCCGCCGCGATTAAAAACAGAGCTGCAAGAAGTTGAACAGTATTTATTGGATAAACCTAATGACCTAGCGGACTCTCATAAAGAATGGGCAAATGTGTTGAAAGCAGAAAAACAGCCGACTGCAGCAACTGTTCACCACATTGTAGAAGAAGCTGTAGGAGAAGTTTTCTTACGTGTATTGGAAGATGCGGGAGTTTACAAACAAACGCTGGCAGGACAAACGGCCTTTAAACGATTTATCAAAACGTTACAGTAG
- a CDS encoding galactokinase has protein sequence MELTELKQKFQDFFGDKEMKAFFAPGRINLIGEHTDYNGGNVFPCAITLGTFGLAAKREDTTINLYSENFPELGIISFDVTDLEYRKEDKWTNYPKGVIKYLKEAGYEIDTGMDVVIYGNIPNGAGLSSSASLEMLTGVMLEELFNLNVTRLDLIKIGKKVENKFIGVSSGIMDQFAVGMGEKDKAILLDCNTLEYEMVPVELGDNKIVIMNTKKRRELAESGYNTRHSECEQALEELQKFVSIPSLGALDEATFETYQDQLSNQMIKKRARHAVSENQRTLKAAQALKAGNLKEFGLLMNASHISLRDDYEVTGIELDTLVQAAWDQPGVIGARMTGAGFGGCAIALVADDQIETFIEKVGKVYEAEIGYPAEFYIASISDGAKMLEEA, from the coding sequence ATGGAATTGACAGAATTAAAACAAAAATTTCAAGATTTTTTTGGCGACAAAGAAATGAAAGCGTTTTTTGCTCCGGGTCGGATTAATTTAATCGGTGAACACACAGATTATAATGGCGGGAATGTTTTTCCGTGTGCGATCACACTTGGGACTTTTGGCTTGGCTGCTAAAAGAGAAGATACGACAATCAATTTGTATTCTGAAAATTTTCCTGAGTTAGGCATTATCTCATTTGATGTAACGGATTTAGAGTATCGTAAGGAAGATAAATGGACAAACTATCCTAAAGGCGTCATTAAGTACTTGAAAGAAGCAGGGTATGAGATTGATACGGGAATGGATGTTGTGATTTACGGAAATATTCCTAATGGTGCCGGATTGTCTTCCTCTGCTTCGCTTGAGATGCTGACAGGTGTTATGCTGGAAGAGTTGTTTAACCTAAATGTAACTCGTTTGGATTTGATAAAAATCGGGAAGAAAGTAGAAAATAAATTTATCGGTGTCAGTTCTGGTATTATGGACCAATTTGCAGTAGGAATGGGCGAAAAAGATAAAGCTATCTTATTGGATTGCAATACGCTTGAATATGAAATGGTTCCTGTCGAATTAGGCGACAACAAAATTGTCATTATGAATACGAAAAAACGTCGAGAATTAGCAGAATCAGGCTACAATACACGTCATAGCGAATGTGAACAAGCATTGGAAGAGCTACAAAAATTTGTTTCTATTCCATCATTGGGTGCTTTGGATGAAGCGACCTTTGAAACGTATCAAGATCAATTGTCAAATCAAATGATCAAAAAACGAGCGCGTCATGCTGTAAGTGAAAACCAACGGACATTAAAAGCAGCACAAGCATTGAAAGCTGGGAATTTAAAAGAATTCGGATTATTGATGAACGCTTCGCATATTTCTTTGCGGGATGATTATGAAGTAACGGGTATAGAATTGGATACGTTAGTACAGGCGGCTTGGGATCAACCTGGTGTGATCGGGGCACGCATGACCGGTGCAGGATTTGGCGGATGTGCGATTGCATTGGTTGCTGACGATCAAATTGAGACCTTTATTGAAAAGGTTGGGAAAGTGTATGAAGCTGAAATCGGTTATCCAGCTGAATTTTATATTGCCAGTATCAGCGACGGCGCAAAAATGCTAGAGGAGGCGTAA
- the pfkA gene encoding 6-phosphofructokinase, translated as MKRIAVLTSGGDAPGMNAAVRAVVRKGVYEGIEVFGINYGFAGLVAGDIRKLTVSDVGEKIYKGGTFLYSARYPEFASEEGQLKGIEQLKKFGIEGLVVIGGDGSYKGALALTKHGYPTIGIPATIDNDIAGTDFCIGFDTAINTVLESIDKIRDTATSHIRTLVIEVMGRDAGDIALWSGIAGGAEQIIIPEKEFDMEEIANTIRIGRERDKKHSIIVVAEGVMKADKFAAELSKYGDFQTRFTVLGHVQRGGSPTARDRVLASVFGAKAVELLMAGKGGLSLGNVENKYVENDLLDTLKNKKHITDPLNLYKLSQEISQG; from the coding sequence ATGAAACGTATTGCTGTTTTAACAAGTGGAGGAGACGCTCCTGGTATGAACGCAGCTGTTAGAGCTGTTGTTCGTAAAGGGGTTTACGAAGGCATCGAAGTTTTTGGAATCAACTACGGATTTGCTGGACTAGTGGCTGGAGACATCCGAAAATTAACCGTTTCTGATGTTGGTGAAAAGATTTACAAAGGAGGAACGTTCCTGTATTCTGCTCGTTATCCCGAATTTGCATCTGAAGAAGGACAATTAAAAGGTATTGAGCAGCTGAAAAAATTCGGTATTGAAGGTTTAGTGGTTATTGGTGGAGATGGTTCTTATAAAGGAGCCCTTGCTTTAACAAAGCACGGTTATCCGACCATTGGCATACCTGCTACGATTGATAATGATATTGCTGGAACTGATTTCTGTATTGGTTTTGATACAGCTATCAACACTGTTTTAGAATCTATTGATAAAATCAGAGATACAGCTACCAGCCACATCCGGACGCTGGTTATCGAAGTTATGGGCAGAGATGCTGGCGATATTGCGCTTTGGTCAGGCATTGCTGGCGGAGCGGAACAAATCATTATTCCTGAAAAAGAATTTGATATGGAAGAAATTGCAAACACGATTCGCATCGGAAGAGAACGCGATAAAAAACATAGTATTATCGTTGTTGCTGAGGGCGTAATGAAAGCAGATAAATTTGCTGCTGAACTTAGCAAATATGGAGACTTCCAAACACGTTTCACTGTATTAGGACATGTTCAACGAGGCGGTTCTCCTACAGCCCGCGACCGTGTGCTTGCAAGTGTTTTCGGAGCAAAAGCTGTTGAGTTGCTGATGGCCGGTAAAGGCGGTCTAAGCTTAGGAAACGTAGAAAATAAATACGTAGAAAATGACCTTCTTGACACTCTAAAGAATAAAAAGCATATAACCGATCCTCTTAATTTATATAAATTAAGCCAAGAAATTTCTCAAGGATAA